In Synergistales bacterium, the genomic stretch CGGCCGGGCACCATCGTGGCCACCTACGGCGATATGCTCCGCGTTCCCGGCGGAAGCAGTTCCCTCGCCGCCGAACGGGCCGCAGGCAGGGATGTCAGAGTGGTCACCTCGGCTGCCGAAGCGCTGCATATCGCCGGGGAGAACCCGGACCGCGAAACGGTCTTTCTGGCCGTCGGGTTCGAGACCACCTCACCGGCCACCGCAGCGGTGGTCCGGGAGGCAGCCGAAAAGGGGACGTCCAACTTCTCGGTACTCTGTCTGCACAAGGTCGTTCCTCCGGCACTCCAGCTCCTCGCCTCGGACAAAGAGCTTCAGATCGACGGCTTCCTGCTCCCCGGGCACGTGAGCACCATCATCGGCGAGGCGCCCTACCGTTTCCTCTCCGAGGAATACGGGATCGCCTGCGCCATAGCGGGATTTGAGGCGGAGGACATCCTCTTCGGGGTTCTCGAACTGGTCCGCCAGATCCGCACCGACAAACCGGCTGTCCGCTCTCTCTACCGGCGCGCCGTCCGACCCGACGGCAACACACGGGCCCTGAAA encodes the following:
- the hypD gene encoding hydrogenase formation protein HypD, coding for MSNAAALLARSVDRPMRFMEVCGTHTVSIFRNGVRSLLPTEISLISGPGCPVCVTSQGEINAAVELARRPGTIVATYGDMLRVPGGSSSLAAERAAGRDVRVVTSAAEALHIAGENPDRETVFLAVGFETTSPATAAVVREAAEKGTSNFSVLCLHKVVPPALQLLASDKELQIDGFLLPGHVSTIIGEAPYRFLSEEYGIACAIAGFEAEDILFGVLELVRQIRTDKPAVRSLYRRAVRPDGNTRALKLLDQVFTASDASWRGLGVIPASGYALREPFRIFDAPGKLGLTVTEAPVPDGCRCGDVLSGLILPPECPLFGTACTPVNPVGPCMVSSEGSCAAHYKYQGSEIL